Within bacterium, the genomic segment CTTAGCTAAAGGTAGATTAATCCTAATTTCTTTATCAAGATAATCTATATATTGATAAGTAGCACAGAGTTTTGTAATGGTAAGGACAGATAAACTCAAGATTAAAAGTATTACCAATATGCCCGATAAGATAAAATTAGTATGTTTATCTTTTTTTCTTTGATTTATTCTGATGGATTCAGGTAACAGGTCAATCCTCTTTTCTGCAGAGCCAATAACTAACCCTACTACTGTTGTTAGTTGAGGCATTTTATCTGATCTCTGACCTCTGTCTTCTGACTTCTGTCCTCTGTTTTCAGGTGGAACAATAAAACCTTTAAAAGGGGCACATATCTCCACAGGAATACCTATATCTTCCTCTAATCTTTTATTCAGTCCTTTTAAACTTGCTACTTCACCACTAAGGACAATTTTTTGAATTTCTGCCCCTTTAATTTCTCGTTTGTATACAGTTAAAGATGTCCTTAACTCCTCGGCTATTCCTTTTAAAGGGTCTCTTCCTGGGATAGAGACACTACGGCTAAAGAGTAATCTATTTTGATTAATAAAGATAATATCCGTAGTCGCAAATCCGATATCTAATATGGCTATGGATAGAGGAATTTCAAGTTGGGTATGCTGATAGGAATTAAAGATTGCCTCGGATGTTAAAAGAATTCGAGTAGGTTCTAATTTTATTTGTTTTAAAATCTGCAGGTGTTTGTTAACAATGTCGTTATGTGCTACCACTAACATTACTTGTGTGGAATTATCCTGTTGAGATAGGATTTGAAAATCTATGATGAGTTCTTCTAAAGGATAAGGTAAGAGTTTACCTGCTTGGAATTTAACCATTTCTGCCAGCTCTTTTTCATCTACGGAGGGTAATTCTAACCATCTGATAGTAACAAATTGCCGATTGATACAGGTATGAAGATTAACTACCCTAATCTTATTTTTCTTTATGAGCTCAGCTATAGTTTGAGATATCTTATTATCCTTTGTCTCATCCTCATCTTGAGGTATTTGAGTAGAGCATAATTTTAATAGTTTAACCCTTCCTTTTGAGTCTTTCTTTACTTGAATTATCTTTACTGAATAATCATCAAAGTCTATACCGGTAATAATCATTGTCTAAATTATTCCTCTCTCCAATATTTTATCTTGCCTGTTT encodes:
- the pilM gene encoding pilus assembly protein PilM, with translation MIITGIDFDDYSVKIIQVKKDSKGRVKLLKLCSTQIPQDEDETKDNKISQTIAELIKKNKIRVVNLHTCINRQFVTIRWLELPSVDEKELAEMVKFQAGKLLPYPLEELIIDFQILSQQDNSTQVMLVVAHNDIVNKHLQILKQIKLEPTRILLTSEAIFNSYQHTQLEIPLSIAILDIGFATTDIIFINQNRLLFSRSVSIPGRDPLKGIAEELRTSLTVYKREIKGAEIQKIVLSGEVASLKGLNKRLEEDIGIPVEICAPFKGFIVPPENRGQKSEDRGQRSDKMPQLTTVVGLVIGSAEKRIDLLPESIRINQRKKDKHTNFILSGILVILLILSLSVLTITKLCATYQYIDYLDKEIRINLPLAKDIELKKKRLDAISEQMSKQQLSLDILAEIYRLIPIDISLNELIFEKETLTIIRGEARNMSTVFSLISTLEDSDYFKNVKVNYATKRRVGNREVTDFQINCPLEKEEL